In Paracoccus aminophilus JCM 7686, a single window of DNA contains:
- the lpxA gene encoding acyl-ACP--UDP-N-acetylglucosamine O-acyltransferase, which produces MAETRIHPSAIIEPGAEIGPGCEIGPFCIVGPEVRLGAGVTLQSHVVLTGATTIGDETAIFPFASIGQAPQDLKFKGEKTQLIIGKRNRIREYVTMNPGTEGGGGITQVGDDGLFMAGAHVAHDCRIGDRVILVNHVSVAGHCVLEDDVIVGGLSGVHQFVRIGHGAMIGALSMVTADVIPFGLVQGPRAHLDGLNLVGLKRRGASRDEIHALRDLLGKLGGGAFRDTARHMAEEEHPAKIREVLDFILGPSDRSFLAPHP; this is translated from the coding sequence ATGGCTGAGACCCGCATCCATCCCAGCGCGATCATCGAACCCGGCGCCGAGATCGGCCCGGGTTGCGAGATCGGTCCGTTCTGCATCGTCGGACCCGAGGTGCGTCTGGGCGCGGGGGTGACCTTGCAATCCCATGTCGTGCTGACCGGCGCGACGACCATCGGCGATGAGACCGCGATTTTCCCCTTCGCCTCGATCGGGCAGGCGCCGCAGGATCTGAAATTCAAGGGCGAGAAGACGCAGCTGATCATCGGCAAGCGCAACCGCATCCGCGAATATGTGACGATGAACCCCGGCACCGAAGGCGGCGGCGGGATCACGCAGGTTGGCGATGACGGGCTCTTCATGGCGGGCGCTCATGTCGCCCATGATTGCCGGATCGGCGACCGGGTCATTCTGGTCAACCACGTCTCGGTCGCGGGCCATTGCGTGCTTGAAGACGATGTCATCGTCGGAGGGCTCTCGGGCGTTCATCAATTCGTGCGCATCGGCCATGGCGCGATGATCGGCGCCCTGAGCATGGTCACCGCCGATGTCATCCCCTTCGGTCTGGTGCAGGGGCCGCGCGCTCATCTTGACGGGCTGAACCTCGTCGGGCTGAAGCGGCGCGGCGCCTCGCGCGATGAAATCCACGCGTTGCGCGATCTGCTGGGCAAGCTCGGCGGCGGCGCCTTCCGCGACACCGCGCGCCATATGGCCGAGGAGGAGCATCCCGCCAAGATCCGCGAAGTGCTCGATTTCATCCTCGGGCCCTCGGATCGCAGCTTTCTGGCGCCCCATCCATGA
- a CDS encoding RidA family protein: MSEIKRIDVGARMSGAVVHNGTVYLAGQVGNAGDSVTEQTKTCLAEVDRLLAAAGTDKTRILKAQIWLADINADFAAMNAVWDAWVPAGHTPARATGEAALATPDYKVEVIVTAAL; this comes from the coding sequence ATGTCGGAGATCAAGCGTATCGACGTCGGCGCACGTATGAGCGGAGCCGTCGTGCACAACGGCACCGTCTATCTGGCCGGTCAGGTCGGCAATGCCGGCGATTCCGTGACCGAGCAGACCAAAACCTGCCTCGCCGAAGTCGACCGTCTGCTGGCAGCCGCCGGAACCGACAAGACGCGCATCCTCAAGGCGCAGATCTGGCTGGCCGATATCAACGCCGATTTCGCGGCGATGAATGCGGTCTGGGACGCTTGGGTTCCGGCAGGCCATACGCCCGCTCGCGCCACCGGCGAAGCGGCTCTGGCGACCCCGGATTATAAGGTCGAGGTCATCGTCACCGCCGCGCTCTGA
- a CDS encoding DnaJ family domain-containing protein, which produces MGWLDRIAERLMLKARAEGKLSGLAGEGKPLPAHPEEAMIDTGTALGYRIMAEAGVLPTEIVIKKEIDALRLALADLPEGEDRRAALARLADLEMRHAMAQEARRAFMR; this is translated from the coding sequence ATGGGCTGGCTCGACCGAATCGCAGAACGGCTGATGCTCAAGGCGCGTGCCGAGGGGAAGTTGTCCGGCCTTGCCGGCGAGGGCAAACCCTTGCCCGCCCATCCCGAAGAGGCGATGATCGACACCGGCACCGCGCTTGGCTATCGCATCATGGCCGAGGCGGGCGTCCTGCCCACCGAAATCGTCATCAAGAAAGAGATCGACGCGCTGCGGCTTGCACTCGCGGATCTGCCCGAAGGCGAGGACCGCCGCGCGGCGCTGGCCCGTTTGGCCGATCTGGAAATGCGCCATGCCATGGCCCAAGAAGCCCGCCGCGCCTTCATGCGTTGA
- a CDS encoding DUF1489 family protein produces the protein MTAPLNLIKLCVGCDSPTELAAWQQQRWQGESPCHVTRMWPKREAELLDGGSIYWVFKGVMLARQRLIGLEERIGEDGIARCALVLDPELVRVAATPRRPFQGWRYLKGEESPPDLPQGREEEPSLPTAIADALAEMGLR, from the coding sequence ATGACCGCACCACTCAATCTCATCAAACTCTGCGTCGGCTGCGATTCCCCGACCGAGCTCGCCGCCTGGCAGCAGCAACGCTGGCAGGGCGAATCCCCCTGCCATGTCACGCGGATGTGGCCCAAGCGCGAGGCCGAGCTGCTCGATGGCGGCTCGATCTATTGGGTCTTCAAGGGCGTGATGCTGGCGCGTCAGCGGCTGATCGGGCTTGAAGAGCGGATCGGCGAAGACGGGATCGCGCGCTGCGCTCTTGTCCTCGACCCCGAGCTTGTCCGCGTCGCAGCCACCCCGCGCCGCCCCTTCCAGGGCTGGCGCTATCTCAAGGGCGAGGAAAGCCCGCCCGACCTGCCGCAAGGCCGCGAGGAAGAGCCCTCTCTGCCCACCGCCATCGCCGATGCTTTGGCGGAAATGGGTCTGCGCTGA
- a CDS encoding HutD/Ves family protein, with translation MTLLRAEDHRRMPWKNGKGITIEIAIHPEGASTDDFDWRLSTASVATDGPFSVFPGIDRSLSVLEGDGILLAVEGLGETELRQDTAPFSFPADAPTSARLIGSEITDLNAMSRRGRVTHRLTRHEIAGEISLPVSGETCLIFCGTGRVEVAGTALGKLDCLRLERPEAALQARGTGTLYLVSFDPV, from the coding sequence ATGACCCTCCTCCGCGCCGAAGATCACCGCCGTATGCCGTGGAAGAACGGCAAAGGCATCACCATCGAGATTGCCATTCACCCCGAAGGCGCCAGCACCGATGATTTCGATTGGCGCCTAAGCACGGCGAGCGTCGCAACCGACGGGCCGTTCTCGGTCTTCCCGGGCATCGACCGCAGCCTGTCCGTGCTTGAGGGCGACGGCATCCTGCTTGCGGTCGAAGGCCTTGGCGAGACCGAGCTGCGTCAGGACACCGCGCCCTTCTCCTTCCCGGCCGATGCACCGACCTCGGCCCGGCTGATCGGGTCGGAGATCACCGATCTCAACGCCATGTCCCGGCGCGGGCGCGTCACCCATCGCCTGACGCGCCATGAAATCGCCGGAGAGATTAGCCTGCCGGTCTCGGGCGAGACCTGCCTGATCTTTTGCGGCACCGGTCGAGTTGAGGTTGCGGGGACCGCGCTTGGCAAGCTCGACTGCCTGCGGCTCGAACGACCCGAGGCCGCGCTGCAAGCCCGCGGCACCGGCACGCTTTATCTCGTCAGCTTCGATCCGGTTTAA
- a CDS encoding LpxI family protein produces the protein MSRIAIIAGEGELAPAIVAELDAPLIYALAGLSPKVAAEPFRLERLIPFLDHLLDHDVSEVVFAGAIRRPKLEPDLFDPRTLQIVPRIIAAMQTGDDAALREVLAVFEESGLAVRSVEEIAPGLVPGAGLLAGAPSDRDRKDAEEAARIVSGLGGYDIGQGAIVAQGLCMAVEALPGTDAMLEFAAKFRDLRPNPKGAKGVLYKAPKPGQDRRIDLPTLGPETVRRAAEADLAGIAWEAGGVILLDRARTIADAEAAGLFLWARD, from the coding sequence ATGAGCCGCATTGCCATTATCGCAGGCGAGGGGGAGCTCGCCCCCGCCATCGTGGCCGAGCTGGACGCGCCGCTGATCTATGCGCTCGCCGGGCTCTCGCCCAAGGTCGCGGCCGAGCCCTTCCGGCTCGAACGGCTGATCCCCTTCCTCGACCATCTCTTGGATCACGACGTGTCCGAAGTGGTCTTTGCCGGAGCGATCCGGCGGCCGAAGCTTGAGCCCGATCTGTTCGATCCGCGCACGCTGCAAATCGTGCCGCGCATCATCGCGGCGATGCAAACCGGCGATGATGCCGCCTTGCGCGAGGTGTTGGCGGTCTTCGAGGAAAGCGGGCTTGCAGTGCGCTCGGTCGAAGAGATCGCGCCGGGGCTGGTGCCGGGCGCGGGGCTGCTCGCAGGCGCGCCCTCGGACCGCGACCGCAAGGATGCCGAGGAAGCCGCGCGCATCGTCTCGGGGCTTGGCGGCTATGACATCGGGCAGGGCGCGATCGTCGCTCAGGGCCTGTGCATGGCGGTCGAGGCGCTTCCGGGCACCGATGCGATGTTGGAGTTCGCCGCGAAGTTCCGCGATCTGCGCCCCAATCCGAAAGGCGCGAAAGGCGTGCTCTACAAGGCGCCGAAGCCCGGACAGGACCGCCGCATCGACCTGCCGACGCTCGGCCCGGAAACCGTGCGCCGCGCCGCCGAGGCCGATCTGGCCGGGATCGCCTGGGAAGCGGGCGGGGTCATCTTGCTCGACCGCGCCCGCACAATTGCCGATGCCGAAGCGGCGGGGCTTTTCCTTTGGGCGCGCGACTGA
- the lpxB gene encoding lipid-A-disaccharide synthase, which produces MRYFLIAGEPSGDNLGAALMAGLRALDPEAEFAGVGGRAMMAQGMESLFPMEELSIMGIAEVLPKYFHLKRRIAETARAVAEFAPDALITIDSPDFCLRVAKSARALNPGLRTIHYVAPSVWAWRAGRAAKMAKVIDHVLAILPFEPPLMEAAGMSCDFVGHPIAAEAQAGPGEAAAFRAAQGIAPDAPLLLCLPGSRRTEVGRLGPRFGEALRLLGAQMPALRVVIPTVPNVAALVREMTADWPSAPVVIEDSAAKKAAFAAADVALAASGTVSLDLAANGVPMVIGYDVAPLSRLLMGLLLKTDTVTLVNLVSETRAVPEFLGKACQPGPLAGALADLWNDPEARDRQVAAMDLTMARLGRGGEAPGLRAARSVLDAIRARR; this is translated from the coding sequence ATGCGCTATTTCCTGATTGCCGGAGAGCCCTCGGGCGACAATCTCGGCGCGGCCCTGATGGCGGGGCTGCGCGCGCTTGACCCCGAGGCGGAATTCGCGGGCGTCGGCGGGCGCGCGATGATGGCGCAGGGGATGGAGAGCCTCTTTCCGATGGAAGAGCTCTCGATCATGGGCATTGCCGAGGTGCTGCCCAAATATTTCCACCTCAAGCGCCGCATTGCCGAAACCGCGCGCGCGGTCGCGGAATTCGCGCCCGATGCGCTGATCACCATCGACAGTCCGGATTTCTGCCTGCGCGTCGCCAAATCGGCCCGCGCGCTGAACCCGGGGCTGCGCACCATCCATTATGTCGCGCCCTCGGTCTGGGCCTGGCGCGCGGGGCGGGCGGCAAAAATGGCGAAGGTGATCGACCATGTGCTGGCGATCCTGCCGTTCGAGCCGCCGCTGATGGAGGCCGCGGGGATGAGCTGCGATTTCGTCGGCCATCCGATCGCGGCGGAAGCGCAGGCGGGCCCCGGTGAGGCCGCGGCCTTCCGCGCGGCGCAAGGCATTGCCCCGGACGCGCCGCTGCTTCTGTGCCTGCCGGGCTCGCGCCGGACCGAGGTTGGCCGTCTCGGCCCGCGCTTTGGCGAGGCGCTGCGCCTGCTTGGCGCGCAAATGCCCGCGCTGCGCGTCGTCATTCCGACCGTGCCGAATGTCGCGGCTCTGGTGCGCGAGATGACCGCCGACTGGCCAAGCGCGCCGGTCGTCATCGAGGACAGCGCGGCCAAGAAAGCGGCCTTCGCGGCGGCGGATGTCGCGCTGGCGGCTTCGGGGACGGTGAGCCTCGATCTGGCCGCCAATGGCGTGCCGATGGTGATTGGCTATGACGTCGCGCCGCTCAGCCGCCTGCTGATGGGGCTGCTTTTGAAAACCGATACGGTGACGCTGGTCAATCTGGTCAGCGAGACCCGCGCGGTGCCGGAATTTCTGGGGAAGGCCTGTCAGCCCGGCCCGCTTGCCGGGGCTCTGGCCGATCTGTGGAACGACCCCGAGGCTCGGGATCGCCAGGTGGCCGCGATGGATCTGACCATGGCGCGGCTGGGGCGCGGCGGCGAGGCTCCGGGCCTGCGCGCCGCGCGGTCTGTCCTCGACGCGATCAGAGCGCGGCGGTGA